The Pleuronectes platessa chromosome 10, fPlePla1.1, whole genome shotgun sequence genome contains a region encoding:
- the esrp1 gene encoding epithelial splicing regulatory protein 1 isoform X4 — MTAQVDYLVVAFTATSGASGDLLGSDEKELVRLVWQLVDVKNKKLGRVNELLIKPDLSDMTEEKEEEEDVVEESVEEENGSGAECVSTSANLEAALNQFHLQLTNEVNSAGAGTSVCLCTDGQLHIRQVIHPEAASKNILVPDCFFSFFDLRKEFKKHFPSSDLKASNVHTMAESLGLPVDVPPMWEPSATPDTSAPLDTSAPLETSATPDTSAPPDSPAIPDPSAILSAEAAVQQVKMMASIVLALLSEPFGHTFSNSERVNEKFETGTCSKMEKVCDYTVIRARGLPWQSSDQDIARFFRGLNIAKGGAALCLNAQGRRNGEALVRFVSEEHRDLALQRHKHHMGNRYIEVYKATGEDFLKIAGGTSNEVAMFLSREDQIIVRMRGLPFIATHEQVLAFFSPGDGIKETCPVSGGRDGILFVHYPDGRPTGDAFVLFACEEHAQCALRKHKEILGRRYIELFKSTAAEVQQVLNRYSSAPLISVAPAPLVSVLPAVSLLPPPGGLRDCLRLRGLPYTASIEDILTFLGEFTHDIRPHGVHMVLNQQGRPSGDCFIQMTSAERALQASQRLHKHVMSSQRGANSRYVEVFPCSAEEMGLVLMGGSLSHTLTHTHNRSRSGTGLSPPPCKSRRLSPPSYAFSPAPSVFPSEAAAALYPPIGQVLLTPRHLPPGHAYYPNTAQLYMNYTAYYPSPPGSPNTLGFFPSPSSISSQGGLMRMPGLPYGSNGVKELLNAVQGYQYAPEDALLHAHGALHAHDPARTMLTQPKEWVCI, encoded by the exons ATGACGGCGCAGGTAGATTACCTGGTAGTGGCTTTCACCGCCACATCTGGCGCCAGCGGGGACCTGCTGGGATCCGACGAGAAGGAGCTGGTGCGGCTGGTCTGGCAGCTGGTGGACGTAAAGaacaaaaag TTGGGCCGGGTGAATGAGCTCCTCATCAAGCCTGACCTCTCCGACAtgacggaggagaaggaggaggaggaggatgtggtgGAGGAGAGCGTCGAGGAGGAGAATGGCTCGGGAGCAGAGTGCGTCTCCACATCCGCAAACCTCGAGGCAGCTTTAAACCAG TTTCACCTACAGCTGACAAATGAGGTGAACAGTGCGGGCGCAGGCAcgtcggtgtgtttgtgtacagacGGGCAGCTCCACATCCGCCAAGTGATTCACCCCGAGGCCGCCAGCAAG AACATCCTGGTGCCGGATTGTTTCTTCTCGTTCTTTGACCTGCGGAAAGAGTTCAAGAAGCACTTCCCCTCGTCTGACCTCAAGGCTTCGAATGTACACACCATGGCAGAGT CTCTGGGTCTACCTGTTGATGTGCCCCCCATGTGGGAGCCCTCAGCCACCCCGGACACCTCAGCCCCCCTGGACACCTCAGCCCCCCTGGAGACCTCAGCCACCCCGGACACCTCAGCCCCCCCGGACAGCCCAGCCATCCCGGACCCCTCAGCCATATTGTCTGCAGAGGCAGCCGTACAGCAGGTCAAGATGATGGCCAGCATCGTCCTTGCATTGCTCTCTGAGCCATTCG GTCACACATTTTCTAACTCGGAGAGAGTTAATGAGAAGTTTGAGACTGGAACCTG CAGTAAGATGGAGAAAGTGTGCGACTACACAGTGATCCGAGCCAGAGGGTTGCCATGGCAGTCCTCTGATCAGGATATTGCTCGATTCTTCAGAGGACTCAACATTGCCAA aggaggggctgcactgtgtctgaaCGCTCAGGGGAGGAGGAACGGAGAAGCTCTGGTTCGTTTTGTCAGTGAAGAACACAGAGACCTggctctgcagagacacaaacaccatATGGGCAACAGATACATAGAG GTTTACAAAGCAACAGGAGAGGACTTCCTGAAGATAGCTGGAG gtACCTCCAACGAGGTAGCGATGTTCCTGTCCCGTGAGGACCAGATCATAGTGAGGATGCGGGGTCTTCCATTCATCGCCACACACGAGCAGGTGCTCGCCTTCTTCTCCCCAGGAGACGGCATTAAAGAGACATGTCCGGTCAGTGGAGGCAGGGACGGCATCCTATTTGTTCACTACCCAGACGGACGTCCCACTGGCGATGCGTTTGTCTTGTTTGCCTGCGAGGAACACGCCCAGTGTGCCCTGAGGAAACACAAGGAAATCCTGGGGAGAAGATACATTGAGCTGTTCAAGAGCACGGCAGCAGAGGTCCAACAG gtgTTGAACCGGTACTCATCTGCCCCTCTGATCTCTGTGGCCCCTGCCCCCTTGGTGTCAGTCCTACCTGCGgtgtctcttcttcctcctccgggTGGTTTGAGGGACTGTCTGAGGCTGAGGGGGCTGCCTTACACAGCGAGCATAGAGGACATCCTCACCTTCCTGGGCGAGTTTACACACGACATCAGACCACATGGTGTGCATATGGTCCTCAACCAGCAG GGCCGTCCATCAGGCGACTGCTTCATCCAGATGACCTCAGCAGAGAGAGCACTTCAGGCCTCACAGCGGCTCCACAAGCATGTGATGTCCAGCCAGCGAGGGGCGAACAGCCGCTACGTGGAGGTGTTCCCCTGCAGCGCAGAGGAGATGGGCCTGGTGCTGATGGGAGgctcgctctcacacacacttacacacacacacaaccggaGCAGGAGTGGGACAGGGCTCAGCCCGCCGCCATGTAAGTCCAGAC GTCTATCGCCTCCATCGTACGCCTTCTCTCCTGCGCCATCCGTCTTCCCTTCAGAGGCCGCCGCTGCCCTCTACCCTCCCATTGGTCAGGTGTTGCTGACCCCTCGCCACCTGCCACCAGGACACGCCTACTACCCCAACACAGCTCAGCTTTACATGAACTACACAGCGTACTACCCCAG tCCGCCTGGCTCACCCAACACCTTAGGATtcttcccctccccctcctccatctcctctcaagGGGGGTTGATGCGTATGCCAGGTTTGCCTTACGGCAGCAATGGAGTCAAAGAGCTGCTTAATGCAGTGCAGGGATACCAG TACGCCCCCGAGGATGCTCTCTTGCACGCCCATGGGGCCCTGCATGCTCACGACCCGGCCAGGACAATGCTTACGCAGCCCAAAGAATGGGTGTGTATTTAA
- the esrp1 gene encoding epithelial splicing regulatory protein 1 isoform X3, with protein MTAQVDYLVVAFTATSGASGDLLGSDEKELVRLVWQLVDVKNKKLGRVNELLIKPDLSDMTEEKEEEEDVVEESVEEENGSGAECVSTSANLEAALNQFHLQLTNEVNSAGAGTSVCLCTDGQLHIRQVIHPEAASKNILVPDCFFSFFDLRKEFKKHFPSSDLKASNVHTMAESLGLPVDVPPMWEPSATPDTSAPLDTSAPLETSATPDTSAPPDSPAIPDPSAILSAEAAVQQVKMMASIVLALLSEPFGHTFSNSERVNEKFETGTCSKMEKVCDYTVIRARGLPWQSSDQDIARFFRGLNIAKGGAALCLNAQGRRNGEALVRFVSEEHRDLALQRHKHHMGNRYIEVYKATGEDFLKIAGGTSNEVAMFLSREDQIIVRMRGLPFIATHEQVLAFFSPGDGIKETCPVSGGRDGILFVHYPDGRPTGDAFVLFACEEHAQCALRKHKEILGRRYIELFKSTAAEVQQVLNRYSSAPLISVAPAPLVSVLPAVSLLPPPGGLRDCLRLRGLPYTASIEDILTFLGEFTHDIRPHGVHMVLNQQGRPSGDCFIQMTSAERALQASQRLHKHVMSSQRGANSRYVEVFPCSAEEMGLVLMGGSLSHTLTHTHNRSRSGTGLSPPPCKSRRLSPPSYAFSPAPSVFPSEAAAALYPPIGQVLLTPRHLPPGHAYYPNTAQLYMNYTAYYPSPPGSPNTLGFFPSPSSISSQGGLMRMPGLPYGSNGVKELLNAVQGYQSPLESVSLLNSSLIGQSSGGDAALMSLPALMSKQAGQYLDLTLL; from the exons ATGACGGCGCAGGTAGATTACCTGGTAGTGGCTTTCACCGCCACATCTGGCGCCAGCGGGGACCTGCTGGGATCCGACGAGAAGGAGCTGGTGCGGCTGGTCTGGCAGCTGGTGGACGTAAAGaacaaaaag TTGGGCCGGGTGAATGAGCTCCTCATCAAGCCTGACCTCTCCGACAtgacggaggagaaggaggaggaggaggatgtggtgGAGGAGAGCGTCGAGGAGGAGAATGGCTCGGGAGCAGAGTGCGTCTCCACATCCGCAAACCTCGAGGCAGCTTTAAACCAG TTTCACCTACAGCTGACAAATGAGGTGAACAGTGCGGGCGCAGGCAcgtcggtgtgtttgtgtacagacGGGCAGCTCCACATCCGCCAAGTGATTCACCCCGAGGCCGCCAGCAAG AACATCCTGGTGCCGGATTGTTTCTTCTCGTTCTTTGACCTGCGGAAAGAGTTCAAGAAGCACTTCCCCTCGTCTGACCTCAAGGCTTCGAATGTACACACCATGGCAGAGT CTCTGGGTCTACCTGTTGATGTGCCCCCCATGTGGGAGCCCTCAGCCACCCCGGACACCTCAGCCCCCCTGGACACCTCAGCCCCCCTGGAGACCTCAGCCACCCCGGACACCTCAGCCCCCCCGGACAGCCCAGCCATCCCGGACCCCTCAGCCATATTGTCTGCAGAGGCAGCCGTACAGCAGGTCAAGATGATGGCCAGCATCGTCCTTGCATTGCTCTCTGAGCCATTCG GTCACACATTTTCTAACTCGGAGAGAGTTAATGAGAAGTTTGAGACTGGAACCTG CAGTAAGATGGAGAAAGTGTGCGACTACACAGTGATCCGAGCCAGAGGGTTGCCATGGCAGTCCTCTGATCAGGATATTGCTCGATTCTTCAGAGGACTCAACATTGCCAA aggaggggctgcactgtgtctgaaCGCTCAGGGGAGGAGGAACGGAGAAGCTCTGGTTCGTTTTGTCAGTGAAGAACACAGAGACCTggctctgcagagacacaaacaccatATGGGCAACAGATACATAGAG GTTTACAAAGCAACAGGAGAGGACTTCCTGAAGATAGCTGGAG gtACCTCCAACGAGGTAGCGATGTTCCTGTCCCGTGAGGACCAGATCATAGTGAGGATGCGGGGTCTTCCATTCATCGCCACACACGAGCAGGTGCTCGCCTTCTTCTCCCCAGGAGACGGCATTAAAGAGACATGTCCGGTCAGTGGAGGCAGGGACGGCATCCTATTTGTTCACTACCCAGACGGACGTCCCACTGGCGATGCGTTTGTCTTGTTTGCCTGCGAGGAACACGCCCAGTGTGCCCTGAGGAAACACAAGGAAATCCTGGGGAGAAGATACATTGAGCTGTTCAAGAGCACGGCAGCAGAGGTCCAACAG gtgTTGAACCGGTACTCATCTGCCCCTCTGATCTCTGTGGCCCCTGCCCCCTTGGTGTCAGTCCTACCTGCGgtgtctcttcttcctcctccgggTGGTTTGAGGGACTGTCTGAGGCTGAGGGGGCTGCCTTACACAGCGAGCATAGAGGACATCCTCACCTTCCTGGGCGAGTTTACACACGACATCAGACCACATGGTGTGCATATGGTCCTCAACCAGCAG GGCCGTCCATCAGGCGACTGCTTCATCCAGATGACCTCAGCAGAGAGAGCACTTCAGGCCTCACAGCGGCTCCACAAGCATGTGATGTCCAGCCAGCGAGGGGCGAACAGCCGCTACGTGGAGGTGTTCCCCTGCAGCGCAGAGGAGATGGGCCTGGTGCTGATGGGAGgctcgctctcacacacacttacacacacacacaaccggaGCAGGAGTGGGACAGGGCTCAGCCCGCCGCCATGTAAGTCCAGAC GTCTATCGCCTCCATCGTACGCCTTCTCTCCTGCGCCATCCGTCTTCCCTTCAGAGGCCGCCGCTGCCCTCTACCCTCCCATTGGTCAGGTGTTGCTGACCCCTCGCCACCTGCCACCAGGACACGCCTACTACCCCAACACAGCTCAGCTTTACATGAACTACACAGCGTACTACCCCAG tCCGCCTGGCTCACCCAACACCTTAGGATtcttcccctccccctcctccatctcctctcaagGGGGGTTGATGCGTATGCCAGGTTTGCCTTACGGCAGCAATGGAGTCAAAGAGCTGCTTAATGCAGTGCAGGGATACCAG AGTCCCTTGGAGTCCGTTTCCCTCCTGAACAGCAGTCTGATTGGTCAGTCCAGCGGAGGTGACGCCGCTCTCATGTCCCTCCCTGCTCTCATGTCCAAGCAGGCGGGACAGTACCTGGACCTGACCCTGCTGTAG
- the esrp1 gene encoding epithelial splicing regulatory protein 1 isoform X1: MTAQVDYLVVAFTATSGASGDLLGSDEKELVRLVWQLVDVKNKKLGRVNELLIKPDLSDMTEEKEEEEDVVEESVEEENGSGAECVSTSANLEAALNQFHLQLTNEVNSAGAGTSVCLCTDGQLHIRQVIHPEAASKNILVPDCFFSFFDLRKEFKKHFPSSDLKASNVHTMAESLGLPVDVPPMWEPSATPDTSAPLDTSAPLETSATPDTSAPPDSPAIPDPSAILSAEAAVQQVKMMASIVLALLSEPFGHTFSNSERVNEKFETGTCSKMEKVCDYTVIRARGLPWQSSDQDIARFFRGLNIAKGGAALCLNAQGRRNGEALVRFVSEEHRDLALQRHKHHMGNRYIEVYKATGEDFLKIAGGTSNEVAMFLSREDQIIVRMRGLPFIATHEQVLAFFSPGDGIKETCPVSGGRDGILFVHYPDGRPTGDAFVLFACEEHAQCALRKHKEILGRRYIELFKSTAAEVQQVLNRYSSAPLISVAPAPLVSVLPAVSLLPPPGGLRDCLRLRGLPYTASIEDILTFLGEFTHDIRPHGVHMVLNQQGRPSGDCFIQMTSAERALQASQRLHKHVMSSQRGANSRYVEVFPCSAEEMGLVLMGGSLSHTLTHTHNRSRSGTGLSPPPCKSRRLSPPSYAFSPAPSVFPSEAAAALYPPIGQVLLTPRHLPPGHAYYPNTAQLYMNYTAYYPSPPGSPNTLGFFPSPSSISSQGGLMRMPGLPYGSNGVKELLNAVQGYQYAPEDALLHAHGALHAHDPARTMLTQPKEWSPLESVSLLNSSLIGQSSGGDAALMSLPALMSKQAGQYLDLTLL; encoded by the exons ATGACGGCGCAGGTAGATTACCTGGTAGTGGCTTTCACCGCCACATCTGGCGCCAGCGGGGACCTGCTGGGATCCGACGAGAAGGAGCTGGTGCGGCTGGTCTGGCAGCTGGTGGACGTAAAGaacaaaaag TTGGGCCGGGTGAATGAGCTCCTCATCAAGCCTGACCTCTCCGACAtgacggaggagaaggaggaggaggaggatgtggtgGAGGAGAGCGTCGAGGAGGAGAATGGCTCGGGAGCAGAGTGCGTCTCCACATCCGCAAACCTCGAGGCAGCTTTAAACCAG TTTCACCTACAGCTGACAAATGAGGTGAACAGTGCGGGCGCAGGCAcgtcggtgtgtttgtgtacagacGGGCAGCTCCACATCCGCCAAGTGATTCACCCCGAGGCCGCCAGCAAG AACATCCTGGTGCCGGATTGTTTCTTCTCGTTCTTTGACCTGCGGAAAGAGTTCAAGAAGCACTTCCCCTCGTCTGACCTCAAGGCTTCGAATGTACACACCATGGCAGAGT CTCTGGGTCTACCTGTTGATGTGCCCCCCATGTGGGAGCCCTCAGCCACCCCGGACACCTCAGCCCCCCTGGACACCTCAGCCCCCCTGGAGACCTCAGCCACCCCGGACACCTCAGCCCCCCCGGACAGCCCAGCCATCCCGGACCCCTCAGCCATATTGTCTGCAGAGGCAGCCGTACAGCAGGTCAAGATGATGGCCAGCATCGTCCTTGCATTGCTCTCTGAGCCATTCG GTCACACATTTTCTAACTCGGAGAGAGTTAATGAGAAGTTTGAGACTGGAACCTG CAGTAAGATGGAGAAAGTGTGCGACTACACAGTGATCCGAGCCAGAGGGTTGCCATGGCAGTCCTCTGATCAGGATATTGCTCGATTCTTCAGAGGACTCAACATTGCCAA aggaggggctgcactgtgtctgaaCGCTCAGGGGAGGAGGAACGGAGAAGCTCTGGTTCGTTTTGTCAGTGAAGAACACAGAGACCTggctctgcagagacacaaacaccatATGGGCAACAGATACATAGAG GTTTACAAAGCAACAGGAGAGGACTTCCTGAAGATAGCTGGAG gtACCTCCAACGAGGTAGCGATGTTCCTGTCCCGTGAGGACCAGATCATAGTGAGGATGCGGGGTCTTCCATTCATCGCCACACACGAGCAGGTGCTCGCCTTCTTCTCCCCAGGAGACGGCATTAAAGAGACATGTCCGGTCAGTGGAGGCAGGGACGGCATCCTATTTGTTCACTACCCAGACGGACGTCCCACTGGCGATGCGTTTGTCTTGTTTGCCTGCGAGGAACACGCCCAGTGTGCCCTGAGGAAACACAAGGAAATCCTGGGGAGAAGATACATTGAGCTGTTCAAGAGCACGGCAGCAGAGGTCCAACAG gtgTTGAACCGGTACTCATCTGCCCCTCTGATCTCTGTGGCCCCTGCCCCCTTGGTGTCAGTCCTACCTGCGgtgtctcttcttcctcctccgggTGGTTTGAGGGACTGTCTGAGGCTGAGGGGGCTGCCTTACACAGCGAGCATAGAGGACATCCTCACCTTCCTGGGCGAGTTTACACACGACATCAGACCACATGGTGTGCATATGGTCCTCAACCAGCAG GGCCGTCCATCAGGCGACTGCTTCATCCAGATGACCTCAGCAGAGAGAGCACTTCAGGCCTCACAGCGGCTCCACAAGCATGTGATGTCCAGCCAGCGAGGGGCGAACAGCCGCTACGTGGAGGTGTTCCCCTGCAGCGCAGAGGAGATGGGCCTGGTGCTGATGGGAGgctcgctctcacacacacttacacacacacacaaccggaGCAGGAGTGGGACAGGGCTCAGCCCGCCGCCATGTAAGTCCAGAC GTCTATCGCCTCCATCGTACGCCTTCTCTCCTGCGCCATCCGTCTTCCCTTCAGAGGCCGCCGCTGCCCTCTACCCTCCCATTGGTCAGGTGTTGCTGACCCCTCGCCACCTGCCACCAGGACACGCCTACTACCCCAACACAGCTCAGCTTTACATGAACTACACAGCGTACTACCCCAG tCCGCCTGGCTCACCCAACACCTTAGGATtcttcccctccccctcctccatctcctctcaagGGGGGTTGATGCGTATGCCAGGTTTGCCTTACGGCAGCAATGGAGTCAAAGAGCTGCTTAATGCAGTGCAGGGATACCAG TACGCCCCCGAGGATGCTCTCTTGCACGCCCATGGGGCCCTGCATGCTCACGACCCGGCCAGGACAATGCTTACGCAGCCCAAAGAATGG AGTCCCTTGGAGTCCGTTTCCCTCCTGAACAGCAGTCTGATTGGTCAGTCCAGCGGAGGTGACGCCGCTCTCATGTCCCTCCCTGCTCTCATGTCCAAGCAGGCGGGACAGTACCTGGACCTGACCCTGCTGTAG
- the esrp1 gene encoding epithelial splicing regulatory protein 1 isoform X2, translating into MTAQVDYLVVAFTATSGASGDLLGSDEKELVRLVWQLVDVKNKKLGRVNELLIKPDLSDMTEEKEEEEDVVEESVEEENGSGAECVSTSANLEAALNQFHLQLTNEVNSAGAGTSVCLCTDGQLHIRQVIHPEAASKNILVPDCFFSFFDLRKEFKKHFPSSDLKASNVHTMAESLGLPVDVPPMWEPSATPDTSAPLDTSAPLETSATPDTSAPPDSPAIPDPSAILSAEAAVQQVKMMASIVLALLSEPFGHTFSNSERVNEKFETGTCSKMEKVCDYTVIRARGLPWQSSDQDIARFFRGLNIAKGGAALCLNAQGRRNGEALVRFVSEEHRDLALQRHKHHMGNRYIEVYKATGEDFLKIAGGTSNEVAMFLSREDQIIVRMRGLPFIATHEQVLAFFSPGDGIKETCPVSGGRDGILFVHYPDGRPTGDAFVLFACEEHAQCALRKHKEILGRRYIELFKSTAAEVQQVLNRYSSAPLISVAPAPLVSVLPAVSLLPPPGGLRDCLRLRGLPYTASIEDILTFLGEFTHDIRPHGVHMVLNQQGRPSGDCFIQMTSAERALQASQRLHKHVMSSQRGANSRYVEVFPCSAEEMGLVLMGGSLSHTLTHTHNRSRSGTGLSPPPCLSPPSYAFSPAPSVFPSEAAAALYPPIGQVLLTPRHLPPGHAYYPNTAQLYMNYTAYYPSPPGSPNTLGFFPSPSSISSQGGLMRMPGLPYGSNGVKELLNAVQGYQYAPEDALLHAHGALHAHDPARTMLTQPKEWSPLESVSLLNSSLIGQSSGGDAALMSLPALMSKQAGQYLDLTLL; encoded by the exons ATGACGGCGCAGGTAGATTACCTGGTAGTGGCTTTCACCGCCACATCTGGCGCCAGCGGGGACCTGCTGGGATCCGACGAGAAGGAGCTGGTGCGGCTGGTCTGGCAGCTGGTGGACGTAAAGaacaaaaag TTGGGCCGGGTGAATGAGCTCCTCATCAAGCCTGACCTCTCCGACAtgacggaggagaaggaggaggaggaggatgtggtgGAGGAGAGCGTCGAGGAGGAGAATGGCTCGGGAGCAGAGTGCGTCTCCACATCCGCAAACCTCGAGGCAGCTTTAAACCAG TTTCACCTACAGCTGACAAATGAGGTGAACAGTGCGGGCGCAGGCAcgtcggtgtgtttgtgtacagacGGGCAGCTCCACATCCGCCAAGTGATTCACCCCGAGGCCGCCAGCAAG AACATCCTGGTGCCGGATTGTTTCTTCTCGTTCTTTGACCTGCGGAAAGAGTTCAAGAAGCACTTCCCCTCGTCTGACCTCAAGGCTTCGAATGTACACACCATGGCAGAGT CTCTGGGTCTACCTGTTGATGTGCCCCCCATGTGGGAGCCCTCAGCCACCCCGGACACCTCAGCCCCCCTGGACACCTCAGCCCCCCTGGAGACCTCAGCCACCCCGGACACCTCAGCCCCCCCGGACAGCCCAGCCATCCCGGACCCCTCAGCCATATTGTCTGCAGAGGCAGCCGTACAGCAGGTCAAGATGATGGCCAGCATCGTCCTTGCATTGCTCTCTGAGCCATTCG GTCACACATTTTCTAACTCGGAGAGAGTTAATGAGAAGTTTGAGACTGGAACCTG CAGTAAGATGGAGAAAGTGTGCGACTACACAGTGATCCGAGCCAGAGGGTTGCCATGGCAGTCCTCTGATCAGGATATTGCTCGATTCTTCAGAGGACTCAACATTGCCAA aggaggggctgcactgtgtctgaaCGCTCAGGGGAGGAGGAACGGAGAAGCTCTGGTTCGTTTTGTCAGTGAAGAACACAGAGACCTggctctgcagagacacaaacaccatATGGGCAACAGATACATAGAG GTTTACAAAGCAACAGGAGAGGACTTCCTGAAGATAGCTGGAG gtACCTCCAACGAGGTAGCGATGTTCCTGTCCCGTGAGGACCAGATCATAGTGAGGATGCGGGGTCTTCCATTCATCGCCACACACGAGCAGGTGCTCGCCTTCTTCTCCCCAGGAGACGGCATTAAAGAGACATGTCCGGTCAGTGGAGGCAGGGACGGCATCCTATTTGTTCACTACCCAGACGGACGTCCCACTGGCGATGCGTTTGTCTTGTTTGCCTGCGAGGAACACGCCCAGTGTGCCCTGAGGAAACACAAGGAAATCCTGGGGAGAAGATACATTGAGCTGTTCAAGAGCACGGCAGCAGAGGTCCAACAG gtgTTGAACCGGTACTCATCTGCCCCTCTGATCTCTGTGGCCCCTGCCCCCTTGGTGTCAGTCCTACCTGCGgtgtctcttcttcctcctccgggTGGTTTGAGGGACTGTCTGAGGCTGAGGGGGCTGCCTTACACAGCGAGCATAGAGGACATCCTCACCTTCCTGGGCGAGTTTACACACGACATCAGACCACATGGTGTGCATATGGTCCTCAACCAGCAG GGCCGTCCATCAGGCGACTGCTTCATCCAGATGACCTCAGCAGAGAGAGCACTTCAGGCCTCACAGCGGCTCCACAAGCATGTGATGTCCAGCCAGCGAGGGGCGAACAGCCGCTACGTGGAGGTGTTCCCCTGCAGCGCAGAGGAGATGGGCCTGGTGCTGATGGGAGgctcgctctcacacacacttacacacacacacaaccggaGCAGGAGTGGGACAGGGCTCAGCCCGCCGCCAT GTCTATCGCCTCCATCGTACGCCTTCTCTCCTGCGCCATCCGTCTTCCCTTCAGAGGCCGCCGCTGCCCTCTACCCTCCCATTGGTCAGGTGTTGCTGACCCCTCGCCACCTGCCACCAGGACACGCCTACTACCCCAACACAGCTCAGCTTTACATGAACTACACAGCGTACTACCCCAG tCCGCCTGGCTCACCCAACACCTTAGGATtcttcccctccccctcctccatctcctctcaagGGGGGTTGATGCGTATGCCAGGTTTGCCTTACGGCAGCAATGGAGTCAAAGAGCTGCTTAATGCAGTGCAGGGATACCAG TACGCCCCCGAGGATGCTCTCTTGCACGCCCATGGGGCCCTGCATGCTCACGACCCGGCCAGGACAATGCTTACGCAGCCCAAAGAATGG AGTCCCTTGGAGTCCGTTTCCCTCCTGAACAGCAGTCTGATTGGTCAGTCCAGCGGAGGTGACGCCGCTCTCATGTCCCTCCCTGCTCTCATGTCCAAGCAGGCGGGACAGTACCTGGACCTGACCCTGCTGTAG